Proteins from a genomic interval of Chroococcidiopsis thermalis PCC 7203:
- a CDS encoding photosystem II reaction center protein T — MESVAYILILALAIGTLFFAIAFREPPRIEKK, encoded by the coding sequence ATGGAAAGCGTTGCTTACATTTTGATTCTCGCGCTAGCTATTGGTACTCTATTCTTTGCCATAGCTTTTCGCGAACCACCTCGTATTGAGAAAAAGTAA
- the psbB gene encoding photosystem II chlorophyll-binding protein CP47, translating to MGLPWYRVHTVVLNDPGRLIAVHLMHTALVAGWAGSMALYELAIYDPSDPVLNPMWRQGMYVLPFMSRLGVVGSWGGWNVMGAPSYDPGFWSFEGVAAAHIVLSGLLFLAACWHWVYWDLELFQDPRTGESALDLPKMFGIHLFLSGLLCFGFGAFHLTGLFGPGMWVSDPYGITGHVEAVAPEWGPAGFNPFNPGGVVAHHIAAGVVGIIAGLFHLTVRPPERLYKALRMGNIETVLSSSIAAVFFAAFVVAGTMWYGNATTPIELFGPTRYQWDDGYFKQEMTRRVQASVAEGKSLSEAWSEIPEKLAFYDYVGNSPAKGGLFRVGPMNKTNGIALSWAGHPVFKDKEGRELEVRRLPNFFETFPVVLTDKDGVVRADIPFRRAESKYSFEQTGVTVSFYGGELDGQTFTDPADVKKYARKAQGGEIINFDGDQSTRFGDLALAKPDGVFRTSPRGWFTFAHATFALLFFFGHLWHGSRTIFRDVFAGVEADLEEQVEWGLFQKVGDKTTRRKEA from the coding sequence ATGGGACTACCTTGGTACAGAGTACACACAGTCGTCCTGAACGATCCAGGGCGGTTGATTGCTGTACATTTAATGCATACAGCACTAGTTGCAGGCTGGGCTGGTTCGATGGCTCTATACGAACTAGCTATTTACGACCCCAGCGATCCAGTATTAAACCCCATGTGGCGGCAAGGTATGTACGTACTGCCCTTCATGTCACGCTTGGGTGTAGTTGGCTCTTGGGGTGGCTGGAACGTCATGGGCGCTCCCAGCTACGACCCTGGTTTCTGGTCGTTTGAGGGCGTTGCTGCCGCTCACATCGTTCTTTCCGGTTTATTATTCCTAGCTGCTTGCTGGCACTGGGTTTATTGGGATTTGGAACTTTTCCAAGACCCCCGCACGGGCGAATCTGCTCTAGACCTGCCAAAAATGTTTGGTATCCATTTATTCTTGTCTGGTCTACTTTGCTTCGGCTTTGGTGCTTTTCACCTCACCGGACTATTTGGTCCAGGGATGTGGGTTTCTGACCCCTACGGCATCACCGGACACGTAGAAGCAGTCGCGCCGGAATGGGGACCAGCAGGTTTTAACCCGTTTAATCCTGGCGGCGTGGTAGCTCACCACATTGCTGCGGGTGTTGTTGGTATTATTGCTGGTTTATTCCACCTGACAGTTCGACCCCCAGAACGGCTTTACAAAGCTCTGCGGATGGGGAATATCGAAACCGTGCTTTCTAGCAGTATTGCTGCCGTCTTCTTTGCTGCTTTCGTTGTAGCAGGGACGATGTGGTACGGTAACGCCACAACCCCAATCGAACTGTTTGGTCCTACCCGCTATCAGTGGGATGATGGCTACTTCAAACAAGAAATGACCCGCCGCGTGCAAGCTAGCGTGGCTGAGGGTAAGAGCTTGTCTGAAGCTTGGTCGGAAATTCCCGAAAAACTGGCGTTCTACGACTACGTAGGTAACAGCCCCGCTAAAGGTGGTTTGTTCCGCGTCGGTCCGATGAACAAGACTAATGGTATTGCTCTGTCTTGGGCAGGACACCCCGTATTCAAAGATAAAGAAGGACGAGAATTAGAAGTTCGTCGTCTGCCTAACTTCTTTGAAACTTTCCCTGTTGTTTTAACAGATAAAGATGGTGTTGTCCGTGCCGATATTCCTTTCCGGCGAGCAGAATCCAAGTATAGCTTCGAGCAAACAGGTGTAACTGTTAGCTTCTACGGCGGTGAGTTGGATGGTCAAACCTTTACCGACCCAGCCGACGTGAAGAAGTATGCTCGTAAAGCTCAAGGTGGCGAAATCATCAATTTTGACGGCGATCAAAGCACCAGATTTGGCGATCTAGCACTTGCTAAGCCTGACGGTGTATTCCGTACTAGCCCTAGAGGTTGGTTCACCTTCGCTCACGCTACCTTTGCCTTGCTATTCTTCTTCGGTCATTTGTGGCACGGTTCTCGCACGATCTTCCGCGATGTATTCGCAGGGGTCGAGGCAGATTTGGAAGAACAAGTCGAATGGGGGCTGTTCCAGAAAGTGGGTGACAAGACCACTCGCCGTAAGGAAGCCTAA
- a CDS encoding Uma2 family endonuclease, with protein MSQARVRWTTSDLELLPDNGNRYEIVDGELFVTRAPGWGHQKTIKNICRELDLWSLQTGLGEVVPTPGIIFTDADNVIPDVVWISKERLAALLDEAEHLTGAPELVVEVLSPGETNERRDKEAKLKLYAAQGVCEYWIADPRLQQIQVYRREHATLVTVATLFTSDELTSPLLPGFSCAVARLFG; from the coding sequence ATGAGTCAGGCGCGAGTACGATGGACGACTAGCGATTTAGAGTTGTTGCCAGATAATGGCAATCGCTATGAAATTGTCGATGGGGAATTATTTGTGACACGCGCACCAGGCTGGGGACACCAAAAAACTATTAAAAATATCTGTAGAGAGTTAGATCTTTGGTCGTTGCAAACTGGGTTAGGAGAAGTAGTACCTACCCCTGGCATTATTTTTACTGATGCTGATAACGTTATTCCTGACGTAGTTTGGATAAGTAAAGAGCGATTGGCTGCTTTGCTAGACGAAGCAGAACACTTGACTGGCGCACCAGAATTGGTTGTTGAGGTACTATCACCAGGGGAAACCAACGAACGCCGCGACAAAGAGGCTAAACTCAAGCTATATGCTGCTCAAGGAGTGTGTGAATATTGGATAGCAGATCCGCGCTTGCAGCAAATTCAAGTTTATCGCCGCGAACATGCAACGCTGGTTACGGTAGCAACTTTATTTACCAGTGACGAACTTACCTCGCCTTTACTGCCTGGTTTTAGCTGTGCTGTGGCAAGATTGTTTGGTTAG
- the pcrA gene encoding DNA helicase PcrA codes for MTKTTDFLSHLNPSQRTSVEHFCGPLLVVAGAGSGKTRALTYRIANLILKHRVDPHNILAVTFTNKAAREMKDRIQKIFAEQIALSQYNKPLDKLAPHEQTRLRSQVYKTYIKDLWIGTFHSLFSRILRFDIEKYQDEKGRRWTKNFSIFDESDAQSVVKEIITKKLQLDDKKFEPRSVRYTISNAKNQGLSPRDFEREQPNYRGRVIAEVYGYYEDKLAENNALDFDDLILMPVKLFQQNEQVLGYWHQRFRHILVDEYQDTNRIQYDLINLLTTNGETRKSEWNWRDRSIFVVGDADQSIYSFRMADFTILLDFQADFGDGLPDEDTRTMVKLEENYRSRETILQAANQLIENNTQRIDKILKPTRGEGEKIYCYKADDEIAEAQFVINHLRSLEQQHSEFNWGSFAVLYRTNAQSRPIEENLVRQGIPYTIVGGLKFYDRKEIKDVLAYLRAIVNPYDTVSLLRVINTPRRGIGKTTIDNLVNAAQQLNLPFWEILNDETSVNTLAGRSAKGVNNFAQLIRKWQEQVDTLSPSAIVQGVLDESSYVKDLQNQGTDESLDRLQNVQELYNAVLQFEEENEEVNLSNFLASTALTSDLDNLKEGQAAVSLLTLHASKGLEFPVVFLVGLEQGLLPNYRSLDDPKSLEEERRLCYVGITRAQEILYLTHARERRLYGSREPAIPSQFLAELPKELLSFHLSSQAKVPNTSTRSTHQLTQKWSHPQNNSASKNSSEADLERDWRVGDRIFHKNFGIGEVTHIFGSGNKISLAVRFASLGTPKIVNPKIDPLQKVE; via the coding sequence ATGACCAAAACCACAGATTTTTTAAGTCACCTTAACCCCAGTCAGCGTACATCTGTAGAGCATTTTTGCGGTCCCTTGCTAGTGGTTGCGGGTGCGGGTTCTGGTAAAACGAGAGCATTAACTTATCGGATTGCAAATCTGATTCTCAAACACCGTGTCGATCCTCATAATATCTTAGCTGTGACTTTTACCAATAAAGCGGCACGGGAGATGAAAGACAGGATTCAAAAAATCTTTGCCGAACAAATAGCACTGAGTCAATACAATAAACCATTGGATAAATTAGCGCCTCACGAACAAACAAGATTGCGATCGCAAGTTTACAAAACCTATATTAAAGATTTGTGGATCGGTACGTTTCACAGTTTGTTTTCCCGGATTCTCCGATTTGATATTGAAAAATATCAAGATGAGAAAGGGAGACGCTGGACGAAAAACTTTTCGATTTTCGATGAGTCTGACGCTCAAAGTGTAGTCAAGGAAATCATTACTAAAAAACTCCAATTAGACGACAAGAAATTTGAACCGCGTTCCGTCCGCTACACTATTAGCAATGCTAAAAACCAGGGACTTTCTCCCCGCGATTTTGAACGAGAACAGCCTAACTATCGCGGTAGAGTTATTGCGGAAGTTTACGGATATTACGAAGATAAGCTAGCCGAAAACAACGCTTTGGATTTTGACGATCTGATCTTAATGCCAGTTAAGTTATTTCAGCAGAACGAACAAGTTCTTGGCTATTGGCATCAGCGATTTAGACATATTCTAGTTGATGAATATCAAGATACAAACCGAATCCAGTACGATTTAATTAATTTACTCACAACCAATGGTGAGACGAGAAAAAGTGAATGGAATTGGCGCGATCGCTCAATTTTTGTAGTTGGCGATGCCGATCAGTCAATTTATAGTTTTCGCATGGCGGATTTCACCATTCTGTTAGACTTTCAAGCCGACTTTGGTGATGGCTTACCTGACGAAGATACCCGCACGATGGTTAAGTTAGAAGAAAACTATCGCTCTAGAGAAACTATTTTACAAGCCGCTAATCAACTAATTGAAAATAATACCCAGCGGATCGATAAAATTCTCAAACCAACACGGGGAGAAGGAGAAAAAATCTACTGTTATAAAGCTGATGATGAAATCGCCGAAGCCCAATTTGTCATCAATCATTTACGTAGTTTAGAACAGCAACATTCAGAATTCAATTGGGGTAGTTTTGCCGTTCTTTATCGTACTAACGCTCAATCTCGTCCCATAGAAGAGAATCTAGTTCGTCAAGGTATTCCTTACACAATTGTCGGTGGATTGAAGTTCTACGATCGCAAAGAAATTAAAGATGTCTTGGCATATTTAAGAGCAATTGTCAATCCTTACGATACCGTAAGTTTATTACGAGTGATTAATACTCCCCGTCGCGGTATAGGTAAAACCACAATTGATAATTTAGTTAATGCTGCCCAACAACTTAATTTACCCTTTTGGGAAATTCTCAATGACGAGACATCAGTTAACACTTTAGCAGGGCGATCGGCTAAGGGTGTCAACAATTTTGCCCAACTAATTCGCAAATGGCAAGAACAGGTAGATACTCTTTCTCCGAGTGCGATCGTGCAAGGAGTTTTAGATGAGTCTAGCTATGTCAAAGATTTACAAAATCAAGGCACGGATGAAAGTTTAGATAGACTGCAAAACGTACAAGAACTTTATAACGCCGTCTTACAATTTGAAGAAGAAAACGAGGAGGTTAACCTATCAAATTTTCTTGCCAGTACAGCTTTAACTTCCGATTTAGACAATTTGAAAGAAGGACAAGCTGCTGTTTCTCTCCTCACGCTTCATGCTTCCAAAGGATTAGAATTTCCCGTTGTTTTTCTTGTGGGGTTAGAACAAGGACTACTTCCTAACTATCGTTCGCTTGACGATCCTAAATCGTTGGAAGAAGAACGCCGCTTGTGCTATGTAGGAATTACTCGCGCTCAAGAAATACTTTACCTCACCCACGCCCGCGAACGTCGCCTTTACGGTTCCCGCGAACCTGCAATTCCATCTCAATTTCTGGCAGAATTACCCAAAGAATTACTCAGTTTTCATCTTTCTAGCCAAGCGAAAGTTCCTAATACATCGACTAGATCGACTCACCAACTAACTCAAAAGTGGAGCCATCCTCAGAATAATAGTGCTAGCAAAAATTCATCAGAGGCAGATTTAGAGAGGGACTGGCGTGTAGGCGATCGCATTTTCCATAAAAACTTTGGTATTGGCGAAGTAACTCACATTTTCGGTTCTGGTAACAAAATTTCTTTAGCAGTTCGGTTTGCTAGTCTCGGTACGCCAAAAATTGTCAATCCTAAAATCGATCCACTACAAAAAGTAGAATGA
- a CDS encoding GrpB family protein gives MDNIVIVEYDRQWVELFEQEAIYLRNLLGKASILRIEHFGSTAIPGMPAKPIIDMLVEIPSFDRIQQEALPKLVDAGYEYLWRSDRPPGHMMFVKRSRSNGKRTHHIHMATAGHTLWERLYFRDYLCSHPAEAARYAQLKRDLAAQFSGDREAYTNGKSEYVNLITTKAKLDATNS, from the coding sequence ATGGATAATATTGTCATCGTGGAATACGATCGCCAATGGGTAGAGTTATTCGAGCAAGAAGCTATTTACCTACGAAATCTGCTGGGAAAAGCTTCGATCCTCCGAATCGAACACTTCGGTAGCACAGCTATACCTGGAATGCCTGCTAAGCCCATAATCGATATGTTAGTAGAAATTCCTAGCTTCGATCGCATTCAGCAGGAAGCCTTACCCAAGTTAGTAGATGCAGGATATGAATATCTATGGCGTAGCGATCGCCCTCCAGGGCATATGATGTTTGTTAAGCGATCGCGCAGCAATGGTAAGCGTACCCACCACATTCATATGGCGACTGCGGGACACACATTATGGGAAAGATTGTATTTTCGCGATTATCTCTGTAGCCACCCAGCAGAAGCCGCACGCTACGCACAACTAAAGCGAGATTTAGCAGCACAATTTTCAGGCGATCGCGAGGCTTATACTAATGGTAAAAGCGAGTACGTTAATCTAATTACTACCAAAGCAAAATTAGATGCAACAAACTCTTAG
- a CDS encoding MOSC domain-containing protein: protein MIQPYLAKISIFPVKSLDGITLSQVSVLASGALQHDREYALFDQKGRFVNGKRNAKVHLLRSQFDADCQQLSLQVQGTDESVTFHLDKERSELEAWLSNYFGLPVNIKQNNFTGFPDDTNASGPTIISAATLAEVTSWFPDISVEEMRNRIRANIEIDGVPPFWEDRLFTKVGDSIQFQIGEVVFAGINPCARCIVPTRDSKTAVATENFQKIFVSKRKETLPDWTTPERFDHFYRLSINTKIPSSEVGKILKIGDPVSI, encoded by the coding sequence ATGATACAGCCTTATCTGGCAAAAATTTCGATTTTTCCGGTTAAATCGCTTGATGGCATCACTTTGTCTCAAGTCAGTGTATTAGCAAGTGGCGCACTCCAGCACGATCGCGAGTATGCCTTATTTGACCAAAAAGGGCGATTTGTGAATGGTAAGCGCAATGCTAAGGTTCATTTGCTGCGATCGCAATTCGATGCAGATTGTCAACAGCTATCGTTACAAGTCCAAGGAACAGATGAGAGCGTTACTTTTCACTTGGATAAAGAGCGTTCGGAGTTAGAAGCTTGGTTGAGCAATTATTTTGGTTTACCTGTCAACATTAAGCAAAATAATTTCACAGGGTTTCCAGATGATACTAATGCTTCTGGTCCTACAATAATCAGTGCAGCTACGCTTGCAGAAGTTACCTCCTGGTTTCCTGACATAAGTGTTGAGGAAATGAGGAATCGGATACGAGCAAATATAGAAATTGATGGCGTACCTCCATTTTGGGAAGACCGATTATTTACCAAAGTAGGGGATAGTATCCAGTTTCAAATTGGAGAAGTTGTATTTGCTGGAATTAATCCTTGTGCGAGATGCATCGTACCCACAAGAGATTCAAAAACAGCAGTAGCCACAGAGAATTTTCAGAAAATCTTTGTTTCTAAACGTAAAGAAACCCTACCAGATTGGACAACTCCAGAGAGATTCGACCACTTTTATCGGTTAAGTATCAATACAAAAATTCCGTCGTCAGAAGTGGGAAAAATCTTAAAAATTGGCGATCCAGTTTCAATATAG
- a CDS encoding DUF2949 domain-containing protein: MKSNVRDDLMSFLRDELSVSEAAIALALKKGEQELNFLPMVLWQYGFITLPQLNRVFDWLEMV, encoded by the coding sequence ATGAAATCTAACGTTCGGGATGATTTGATGAGCTTTTTACGCGACGAATTGTCGGTTTCAGAAGCAGCGATCGCGTTAGCTTTAAAAAAGGGAGAACAGGAGCTAAACTTTCTGCCGATGGTACTTTGGCAATACGGATTTATTACCTTGCCACAACTAAACCGCGTGTTCGATTGGTTAGAAATGGTGTAG
- a CDS encoding orange carotenoid protein N-terminal domain-containing protein: MTYTIESAQNIFSGTQIPSPIPATIALFDQLSVDDRLAYLWYAYTEMGRTITPAAPGAARLQLAEGLLTQIKQMSPEEQTKVMRDLANRIDTPINRSYGFFSVNTKLAFWYELGELMKQGIVAPIPTGYQMSPGVKVVLEATQKLDPGQQITVLRNTVVDMGFDTSDLAPSSSRKSAEPVFERTEPVTTNVKIEGINEPAVLQYVEAMNADNFAAAIALFTANGALQPPFQKPIVGHEAIAKYMREEAQGLNMMPKQGICEVQPDGSKQVKVTGVVQTPWFGVNVGMNIAWRFLIDPQGKIFFVAIDMLASPQELLNLRRM, translated from the coding sequence GTGACATATACTATCGAGTCGGCACAAAATATCTTCTCTGGAACTCAAATCCCCAGTCCAATTCCAGCCACTATAGCGCTGTTCGACCAACTGAGCGTTGACGATCGCCTAGCGTATCTTTGGTATGCTTACACGGAAATGGGTCGGACAATCACCCCCGCAGCTCCAGGCGCGGCTCGCTTACAACTGGCGGAAGGATTGCTCACCCAAATCAAACAAATGTCACCTGAAGAGCAAACCAAAGTCATGCGCGACCTTGCTAATCGCATTGACACTCCGATCAACCGTTCCTATGGTTTCTTCAGCGTGAATACCAAGCTAGCTTTTTGGTACGAGTTAGGAGAGTTGATGAAACAGGGGATCGTCGCTCCAATTCCAACTGGCTATCAAATGTCTCCTGGTGTCAAAGTCGTCCTAGAAGCAACCCAGAAACTCGATCCAGGTCAGCAGATCACAGTTCTGCGCAACACAGTCGTAGACATGGGATTCGATACATCCGACTTGGCTCCCAGCAGCTCTCGAAAGAGTGCAGAACCAGTATTTGAACGCACCGAACCCGTCACCACCAATGTCAAGATTGAAGGAATTAACGAGCCTGCGGTGTTGCAATATGTCGAAGCAATGAACGCAGACAATTTCGCCGCTGCTATTGCTTTGTTTACTGCTAATGGTGCTTTACAACCCCCATTTCAAAAGCCAATTGTCGGTCATGAGGCGATCGCGAAATACATGCGCGAAGAAGCACAGGGTTTAAACATGATGCCGAAACAAGGTATCTGTGAAGTACAACCAGATGGCTCCAAACAAGTAAAAGTCACTGGTGTCGTCCAAACTCCTTGGTTTGGTGTCAACGTTGGGATGAATATTGCTTGGCGGTTTTTGATCGATCCTCAAGGCAAGATTTTCTTCGTCGCCATTGATATGCTTGCTTCTCCTCAAGAGTTACTCAACCTGCGTCGGATGTAA
- a CDS encoding pentapeptide repeat-containing protein, whose amino-acid sequence MNVDTLLELYTAGKRDFSCFDLRRVDLSEIDLSGAILSKAELAGANLNGANLKGVKLSEANLTGATLWRTDLSNATLYKAILSRAILIKANLSSVDLRDTLLNRADLRLTNLTGANLSGANLTGTDLRYAQLKLVELTGVDLSQACIVGASIQDSLLYDYDENN is encoded by the coding sequence ATGAATGTTGATACTCTACTAGAGCTTTATACTGCTGGCAAAAGAGATTTTAGTTGTTTTGACTTGCGCAGAGTCGATTTGAGTGAAATCGACTTGAGTGGAGCCATCTTGAGCAAAGCAGAGTTAGCTGGAGCCAACCTGAATGGAGCCAACTTAAAAGGAGTCAAGCTCAGCGAGGCAAACTTAACTGGAGCTACCCTTTGGAGAACTGACCTTAGCAATGCGACTTTGTATAAAGCCATCCTGAGTAGAGCAATTCTTATTAAAGCTAATTTAAGCAGTGTAGATCTACGTGACACTTTATTAAATAGAGCAGATTTGCGCTTAACGAATTTAACTGGAGCCAATCTCAGTGGTGCTAATCTGACCGGAACAGATTTACGTTACGCACAATTAAAGTTAGTAGAACTAACTGGGGTAGATCTGAGTCAAGCATGTATAGTTGGAGCATCGATCCAAGACTCATTATTGTATGATTATGACGAAAATAATTAG
- a CDS encoding DUF1830 domain-containing protein: MTKIIRSLPAEQESLILCCYVNATSQIQVIRIVDLPSYYFERAVFPGQRFLFEALPSTELEVHTSMTIDSLLADKISCLHLQVDNGN; this comes from the coding sequence ATGACGAAAATAATTAGGTCTCTACCAGCTGAGCAAGAGAGTCTTATACTATGCTGCTACGTTAATGCAACCAGCCAAATTCAGGTGATTCGCATTGTCGATCTTCCCAGTTACTATTTTGAACGGGCAGTTTTTCCAGGACAACGGTTTTTGTTTGAAGCTTTACCCAGTACTGAATTAGAGGTTCATACGAGTATGACAATTGATTCGCTCTTAGCCGATAAAATTTCTTGTTTGCACCTTCAAGTTGATAACGGCAATTGA
- a CDS encoding iron uptake porin, which translates to MHKFLLQVLPIASVILACHAVDSYRASAETNAVEVSSKQTLASMNYDREAKLLLPPDRSDRHATNRTSIEPETDLATTPRVEIPEAASGDSMAQVTSVSQLSDVQPTDWAFQALQSLVERYGCIAGYPDSTYRGSRALTRYEFAAGLNACLDRINELIATASADTVKQEDADTLQKLQTEFAAELSALRGRVDALEAATAELEANQFSTTTKLSALVWANVTGAFADGDVQFESVDLFPPAAFGGVVARRGGRDAVTGRPVVQELTDDPEITFSDLIWLNFDTSFNGRDSLKVRLVAGNADSPANQFTSAGLYNTYGVPFFDQTAGIQGLGNDVVIHELYYSFPVGDNLEIAFGPRINWYRLFDYNAFTFILTGANSFNSNGGTLVNAIDRGSGAVITWKPSKQLQLTAGYIGENTEFLSSTIAPGFNTSSDPRFGLFGGTYTATAELTYSPSQNFNLRLLYNRTRIQAIGGVIGGATGEPIYGIADNGGSAVFDPVTGLVADGGLDAGLADTYGVNFDWLLTPGIGFFGRYTYAKTNLVPGDGEIEAQAMQAGVAFPDLGKEGALLTISYVRPFAILDGRDFLVAGGGNGGVQYEFEANYYFPLTDNIALVPAFYLIANPNNFSDNPTIYVGNLRAQFSF; encoded by the coding sequence ATGCATAAATTCTTGTTGCAAGTATTGCCGATCGCCTCGGTAATATTAGCGTGTCATGCCGTTGATAGTTATAGAGCAAGTGCAGAGACTAACGCGGTAGAAGTTAGCTCAAAACAGACACTAGCTAGCATGAATTACGATCGCGAAGCTAAATTATTACTACCTCCCGATCGCAGCGATCGTCACGCAACCAATCGTACTTCCATAGAACCTGAAACCGATCTAGCGACGACTCCTAGAGTCGAGATACCGGAAGCAGCAAGTGGCGACTCGATGGCGCAAGTCACATCTGTATCGCAGCTATCAGATGTCCAACCTACTGACTGGGCATTTCAAGCGTTACAGTCATTGGTAGAGCGTTATGGTTGTATTGCAGGATATCCAGACAGCACCTATCGAGGCAGCCGTGCTTTAACGAGATATGAATTTGCGGCTGGTTTGAATGCCTGTTTGGACAGAATTAACGAACTCATTGCTACAGCATCGGCAGATACCGTTAAGCAAGAAGATGCCGATACGCTGCAAAAATTGCAGACAGAATTTGCCGCTGAATTGTCTGCTTTGCGCGGTCGCGTGGATGCTTTAGAAGCAGCGACAGCAGAACTAGAAGCCAATCAATTCTCGACTACAACGAAATTAAGCGCTCTAGTTTGGGCTAACGTCACGGGAGCTTTTGCCGATGGTGACGTACAATTTGAATCAGTCGATCTCTTTCCGCCAGCTGCATTTGGCGGCGTTGTCGCTAGACGAGGGGGAAGAGATGCAGTCACAGGCAGACCAGTTGTACAAGAACTTACAGACGATCCAGAAATTACTTTCAGCGATCTGATCTGGTTAAATTTCGATACTTCCTTCAATGGTAGGGATAGCCTCAAGGTGCGGCTAGTCGCAGGTAATGCCGACTCTCCCGCCAACCAATTCACCTCAGCAGGGCTGTACAACACCTACGGCGTACCCTTTTTTGACCAAACTGCGGGGATTCAAGGGTTGGGTAATGATGTCGTTATCCACGAATTGTATTACAGTTTTCCCGTGGGGGATAATCTTGAAATTGCTTTTGGTCCCCGGATTAACTGGTATCGCCTATTTGACTACAACGCTTTTACCTTCATCCTCACGGGTGCGAATAGTTTTAACTCCAATGGCGGTACGCTAGTCAATGCGATCGACCGAGGATCGGGGGCGGTTATAACTTGGAAGCCTAGCAAGCAATTGCAATTGACCGCAGGTTACATTGGAGAAAATACAGAATTTCTTTCTAGTACGATCGCACCTGGATTTAACACCTCTAGCGATCCGAGGTTTGGCTTATTTGGTGGTACGTACACCGCAACAGCTGAACTCACTTACTCGCCCAGCCAAAATTTTAATTTAAGGCTGCTATACAATCGGACGCGGATTCAAGCAATTGGCGGAGTCATTGGTGGTGCAACAGGAGAGCCAATTTACGGAATTGCAGATAATGGTGGTTCTGCGGTATTCGATCCAGTGACAGGACTCGTTGCTGATGGTGGTTTGGATGCTGGTTTAGCTGATACCTATGGAGTTAATTTTGATTGGTTGCTAACTCCTGGTATCGGTTTCTTCGGACGTTACACCTATGCCAAGACAAATCTAGTGCCTGGTGATGGAGAAATTGAAGCTCAAGCAATGCAAGCTGGTGTTGCTTTTCCCGATTTAGGTAAGGAGGGGGCGCTATTAACTATCTCTTATGTCAGACCGTTTGCCATCTTGGATGGACGCGATTTTCTTGTTGCTGGAGGCGGAAATGGTGGCGTGCAGTACGAGTTTGAAGCGAATTATTATTTTCCACTAACAGATAATATAGCTTTAGTACCAGCGTTTTATCTGATTGCCAATCCAAATAACTTTAGCGATAACCCAACGATCTATGTAGGTAACTTAAGAGCGCAGTTTAGCTTTTAA
- a CDS encoding DnaJ domain-containing protein, with amino-acid sequence MSDRVSDRMTDQATHYTLLGLHPSASPIEIRRAYRHLSKLYHPDTTDLPSAIATVKFQQLNEAYATLSNPERRTNYDLHIGYSRLYVIQPPPDFQRAAARQDERRSSAYLDPTDRPLSSGEVFVLFILGLTFIGCILLAIAIATIRGDTLQTPVPPAQLSIVSVEMLHVTSVQSYQ; translated from the coding sequence ATGTCAGACCGCGTGTCAGACCGCATGACAGACCAAGCCACTCATTATACCCTGCTTGGACTGCATCCCTCGGCATCGCCAATCGAGATTCGTCGTGCCTACCGACATCTCAGCAAGCTGTATCATCCTGATACAACTGACTTACCTTCAGCAATTGCTACTGTCAAATTTCAGCAGCTCAACGAAGCATATGCCACGCTGAGCAATCCAGAACGGCGGACGAATTACGACTTACACATTGGCTATTCTCGTCTGTATGTCATCCAACCACCTCCAGATTTTCAGCGCGCAGCCGCACGACAAGACGAACGGCGTTCCTCTGCTTACCTCGACCCTACAGATCGTCCCCTGTCATCTGGAGAAGTTTTTGTCTTGTTTATTTTGGGATTGACCTTCATAGGTTGTATATTATTGGCGATCGCTATTGCTACGATCCGGGGTGATACCTTGCAAACTCCAGTCCCGCCAGCTCAGTTGTCAATTGTCAGTGTAGAGATGTTACATGTAACGTCTGTACAAAGTTATCAATAA